The genomic window ATGAAATCAATCACTTGTTCCGATGTAACTCTGGATCGCCGCACCAGTGAACGCGCAGATCGACGCTGAGATGGACCGCAAGGCCATTTCCGGATGGAAACGGAATGGTTTCGACAGGATGGCAGGGTAGGAAGGGTTTTGGATCCTATGGGAAAGATACGTTATTACAGTACGAACGACGCGAGCGAACGGGCGGACTTCAAGACGGCGCTGATGCGCGGGCTTGCATCCAACTACGGCCTTTATATGCTTGCGCGGGCCGATGTGCCGAAGATCCCCCGGGAGGTGGTCCGAGGCATGTCCGGGATGTCGTATGCGGAGATCGCCTTCGAGGTGCTGTATCCCTTCCTGGAGGGTGATATCGGGGAGCGGGCGCTTCGCGCCATCCTGAACGACGCGTACCGGGAAGAGGTCATCCCGACCGAGATCCAGCGGTTGACCGGCCGGACCTACATCATGTGGTTGACCCATGGACCGACATACTCCTTCAAGGATTATGCGGCGCGTTTCTTCGGGAGGATGCTCGATCACTTCCTCGAGGAGACCGGGGAGCGGCGCGTCGTCGCGGTCGCGACCAGCGGGGACACCGGCGGAGCGGTGGCCGATGCGCTGCACGGGCTCGAGAGCGTCGACACGGTCGTCTTTTTCCCGCAGGGCTCCATCACGGAACGGCAGCGGCGGCAGATGACCACGCTGATGGGGAATGTCTACGCCTTCGAGGTCAACGGGGATTTCGACGTCTGTCAGGCCATGGCCAAACGTCTTCTGGGGGACCGGCGCTTCGCCCGGGATTGCTTCGGGGACGCGGACCGGTTCACCTCCGCTAATTCCATCAGCCTGGGGCGGCTTCTGCCGCAGGCGGTCTATCCCTTCTTCGCCTGTTCGCGCATCCCGGCGGACGGTGAGCCCCTGATCGCGAGTGTGCCGTCCGGCAATTTCGGGGACATGATGGGGACCGTTCTGGCGAGGGAGATGGGCCTGCCGATCGGCAGGGTCCTCTGCGGCGTGAACGAGAACAGAGAGTTTCCGGAGTTTCTGGCGACAGGCGGCTACCTCGTGCGGCCGTCGGTCAAATCCCCTTCGTCGGCCATGATCGTGTCCAACCCGAGCAATTTTGCGCGGCTTGTCGATTTTTACGGCGGGCATGTCTTTGACCGGCGGGATGAGGCGGGCAAGATCATCGAGGAAGGTGTCATGGACCGTATGCCGGACCTGGAGGCGATGCGGCGGGACTTTTATTCCATTGCGGTCAGCAACCCGGACCATTACCAGGCCATCAGGGAGGTCTACGAACGGTTCGGGGTCATCATCGAGCCCCACGGGGCTGTGGGCTGGCGGACATTGGACACCTTCCTCGAGGGCCGGCACGACCGGCCGGCGGTGATCTACGAAACCGCCGACCCCGGCAAGTTCCCGGACGACGTCGAGAAGGCGATCGGCATCGTGCCCGCCGTGCCCGGGAGGATGGCGGCCCAGGCGCGGCTGGAGGAGCGCATCTACCGCGTCACCGAGCCGCCGTTCCGGAAGGGCGATGGGTCGCTGGTGCTGAGCGATACCCAGTACGAACAGGCCAAAGGGATCATACGGGGGATCTTCTGCTCTTCAAACTGATCGCTTTCGATGTCTGGGGCAGGAGACGGGGGGATCCGCACTCAGGCATTAAAAATTGACTTTCAGCATCGAAGTGTTTACTAATAAACAGCGGTTACTCGAAGCAAAATCCCCCGGCGATCGAAAAAACCTTCGGGGGGTGTTTTTTTATAAACGATAACAGGAGGGTGATGAATGGAGCCGATTGCTGTTAACCGTAAGGAGGGCAAACTCAGGGTCGCCCCCGAGTGGGCGGACGTTTGCTTTACCTGTGGGACCTGCGCCGGCGGCTGCCCGGTGACCGGCGTCGACGGTATGGACCCCAGGAAAGCCGTGCGCATGGCCGCCCTCGGGCTGGATCAGGAGCTGATCGACTCGCGGTTTCCCTGGGTCTGCACGCTCTGCGGCCGCTGCGAATACGCCTGTCCGCAAGGGGTGGAGATCCTCAAGATGATGCGCCGCGCCCGGACCCTGCGCGCGAGGGACAAGGTCCCCGGTCCGATCCACAAGGGCGTCGTGATGGATCTGGAAAGGGGGAACAACCTGGGCATCCCGAAGGAGGATTTCCTCTTTCTGCTGGCGGATCTGGGGCGGGAAATGGACGAGGACGAGGGCTTCCCAGGGTTCTATGTCCCCGTGGACAAGAAGGGCGCCAACGTCTTCGTGACGATCAATTCGAAGGAGCCTTTCGGCGAACCGGATGACATGAAGTTCTGGTGGCGGATCTTCTATGCCGCCAAGGAGGACTGGACCACCGCCTCGACCGAGTGGGAAGGGGTCAACTGGGGCCTTTTCTCGGGTGACGACGAATCCATGAAGACACTGGTCGGGCGCATTGTCAACCACATGGAGAGATTGGAGTGCAAGACGCTCCTGTTGCCGGAATGAGGCCACGCCTACTATGCGACCAGGCTTGGTCTGCAAACGTGGTACCCTGAAGTCTTCGAAAAGTACAAGGTGGTTTCCGTCCACGATCTCCTGAAGGAATACATCGAAACGGGACGGATCAAACTCGACAAGTCGATCCATCACGAACTGACGACGATCCACGATCCCTGCAACTACGGCCGGAAGAGCCAGAAGGCCTTCGGGCACGGCTATTTCGAGGAGCCCCGCTGGATCACCCAGCAGTGCTGCGAGAACTTCGTCGAGATGCAGCCGAACCGGATGAACAATTTCTGCTGCGGAGCCGGCGGCGGCGCCTGGGCGATGCCCTACGAGAACGAGCGGATCTACTACGGCCGCGTCAAGGCGCAGCAGATCGGGGACACCGGGGCGGAGCTGGTGATCGCGCCGTGCCACAACTGCCGCGATCAGATCATGAAGTCCCTGACGAAGGAATACGATCTGGGGATCGAGACCAAGTACCTCTGGGAACTGGTGGCCGATTCGCTGATCGTGGAGCCGTGGAGCGAAGAGGAGATCGAGCAGGCCCGGGCGCTCCGGGACGAGCAGTTCGAGCGCGACGGCATCGATCTCGAAGCGGAGATGTATTAGATCCCTCGAGCTGCGGGCTTTTCCATGAAGTCCGCAGCGAACCCCCCGTGCTTCAGCGTGGGGAGCGAAGAAAGCGATGAAAAGGCCGCAGGGCGTCGCCCTGCGGCCTTTGTCTTCAGTGCGCCCTGCCGCAGGGCGGCACGGTTCTTTCTACCACCAGGAGATGACCTGCTCGTTTTCGAAGATCAGGTCGATCAGTTTTTCGTAATCGGGCTGCCCCTCATAGAGGCTGACCTCCGTATTGTCCTGGCCTTCCGAGACGATCCCCTTCAGGAGGCGGGTCGTATCGTCCGGTGGGGTCTTGAGAATGTGCAGAATCTTCATGACAGGCTCCCAAACGGCACGATGAGGTCCATTTCCCTGAGCTTTCGGCCGATGTCCTCAAGGCTCATGTAGGTGAACCCGTGTTGATCGACGTTGACCTGGTTGTTCGAGAAGTACTGGCACTCCATATCCTCGAGCCATTCCAGGTTTTCCTTGTAGGCCTCGGTCATCTCCACTTCCACATCGATGACGAACATATACGAGTAGAAATTCTCGACAGCCAGTCCCAGCGTGGAGC from Desulfatiglans anilini DSM 4660 includes these protein-coding regions:
- a CDS encoding (Fe-S)-binding protein, whose amino-acid sequence is MEPIAVNRKEGKLRVAPEWADVCFTCGTCAGGCPVTGVDGMDPRKAVRMAALGLDQELIDSRFPWVCTLCGRCEYACPQGVEILKMMRRARTLRARDKVPGPIHKGVVMDLERGNNLGIPKEDFLFLLADLGREMDEDEGFPGFYVPVDKKGANVFVTINSKEPFGEPDDMKFWWRIFYAAKEDWTTASTEWEGVNWGLFSGDDESMKTLVGRIVNHMERLECKTLLLPEUGHAYYATRLGLQTWYPEVFEKYKVVSVHDLLKEYIETGRIKLDKSIHHELTTIHDPCNYGRKSQKAFGHGYFEEPRWITQQCCENFVEMQPNRMNNFCCGAGGGAWAMPYENERIYYGRVKAQQIGDTGAELVIAPCHNCRDQIMKSLTKEYDLGIETKYLWELVADSLIVEPWSEEEIEQARALRDEQFERDGIDLEAEMY
- the thrC gene encoding threonine synthase; this translates as MGKIRYYSTNDASERADFKTALMRGLASNYGLYMLARADVPKIPREVVRGMSGMSYAEIAFEVLYPFLEGDIGERALRAILNDAYREEVIPTEIQRLTGRTYIMWLTHGPTYSFKDYAARFFGRMLDHFLEETGERRVVAVATSGDTGGAVADALHGLESVDTVVFFPQGSITERQRRQMTTLMGNVYAFEVNGDFDVCQAMAKRLLGDRRFARDCFGDADRFTSANSISLGRLLPQAVYPFFACSRIPADGEPLIASVPSGNFGDMMGTVLAREMGLPIGRVLCGVNENREFPEFLATGGYLVRPSVKSPSSAMIVSNPSNFARLVDFYGGHVFDRRDEAGKIIEEGVMDRMPDLEAMRRDFYSIAVSNPDHYQAIREVYERFGVIIEPHGAVGWRTLDTFLEGRHDRPAVIYETADPGKFPDDVEKAIGIVPAVPGRMAAQARLEERIYRVTEPPFRKGDGSLVLSDTQYEQAKGIIRGIFCSSN